The following proteins come from a genomic window of Parambassis ranga chromosome 4, fParRan2.1, whole genome shotgun sequence:
- the plcxd1.2 gene encoding PI-PLC X domain-containing protein 1 isoform X1 — MDRSCQDWMAALPEDLWDTPLTHLAIPGSHDAMSYCLDINSPLLRSESNSFWLLDKLFCCFTRPAIFKWATTQDRSIEEQLSMGIRYFDLRVAHKPNDSSSYLYFTHVIYTYLTVLKTLESVATWLKSHPKEIVILACSHFEGMDDTCHESFIFSLKKLFGFKLCPWKESALTLRSLWASGYQVILSYDAQITARHPELWPAIPYWWANQCTAQGVTSYLDWNKDHGRPKGFFVAGLNLTADKCYIAKNPKESLRTLTYSNWEYLRKWVKDQVPGSDPKSLNIIAGDFVGPLPLCSLIIALNQKLQKKTTSNTKKHH; from the exons ATGGATCGCAGCTGTCAGGACTGGATGGCCGCTTTACCGGAGGACCTGTGGGACACCCCTCTGACGCACCTGGCCATCCCAG gaagccatgatgccATGAGTTACTGTCTGGACATAAACTCTCCCCTGCTCAGGTCTGAGTCCAACTCTTTCTGGCTCCTGGATAAACTTTTCTGCTGCTTCACAAGACCTGCCATCTTTAAATGGGCTACCACACAG GACAGAAGCATTGAGGAGCAGCTTTCAATGGGGATTCGCTACTTTGATCTCCGTGTTGCACACAAACCCAACGACTCATCCAGCTACCTGTATTTTACACACGTCATATACACATATCTGACAGTTCTG AAAACACTTGAATCTGTCGCCACCTGGCTGAAGTCTCATCCAAAGGAGATTGTTATCCTGGCTTGCAGCCACTTTGAAGGAATGGACGACACATGTCATGAATCATTCATTTTCTCCCTGAAGAAGCTGTTTGGCTTTAAACTGTGTCCCTGGAAG GAGTCAGCATTGACCTTGCGGAGTCTGTGGGCATCTGGTTACCAGGTCATCCTGTCCTACGACGCCCAGATCACAGCGAGACATCCAGAGCTGTGGCCTGCCATTCCTTACTGGTGGGCCAACCAATGCACAGCACAAGGGGTAACCAGTTACTTGGACTGGAACAAAGACCATGGGCGTCCAA AGGGTTTCTTTGTCGCTGGCCTGAACCTGACAGCTGACAAATGTTACATCGCCAAGAACCCAAAAGAATCCCTGCGCACACTGACCTATAGTAACTGGGAGTACTTGAGAAAATGGGTGAAGGACCAGGTACCTGGATCAGACCCAAAGAGCCTCAACATCATTGCAGGAGACTTTGTGGGGCCACTTCCCCTCTGCTCTTTGATCATAGCACTGAACCAAAAGCTGCAAAAGAAGACTACCAGCAACACCAAAAAGCATCATTAG
- the plcxd1.2 gene encoding PI-PLC X domain-containing protein 1 isoform X3 encodes MDRSCQDWMAALPEDLWDTPLTHLAIPGLSPTLSGSWINFSAASQDLPSLNGLPHRSIEEQLSMGIRYFDLRVAHKPNDSSSYLYFTHVIYTYLTVLKTLESVATWLKSHPKEIVILACSHFEGMDDTCHESFIFSLKKLFGFKLCPWKESALTLRSLWASGYQVILSYDAQITARHPELWPAIPYWWANQCTAQGVTSYLDWNKDHGRPKGFFVAGLNLTADKCYIAKNPKESLRTLTYSNWEYLRKWVKDQVPGSDPKSLNIIAGDFVGPLPLCSLIIALNQKLQKKTTSNTKKHH; translated from the exons ATGGATCGCAGCTGTCAGGACTGGATGGCCGCTTTACCGGAGGACCTGTGGGACACCCCTCTGACGCACCTGGCCATCCCAG GTCTGAGTCCAACTCTTTCTGGCTCCTGGATAAACTTTTCTGCTGCTTCACAAGACCTGCCATCTTTAAATGGGCTACCACACAG AAGCATTGAGGAGCAGCTTTCAATGGGGATTCGCTACTTTGATCTCCGTGTTGCACACAAACCCAACGACTCATCCAGCTACCTGTATTTTACACACGTCATATACACATATCTGACAGTTCTG AAAACACTTGAATCTGTCGCCACCTGGCTGAAGTCTCATCCAAAGGAGATTGTTATCCTGGCTTGCAGCCACTTTGAAGGAATGGACGACACATGTCATGAATCATTCATTTTCTCCCTGAAGAAGCTGTTTGGCTTTAAACTGTGTCCCTGGAAG GAGTCAGCATTGACCTTGCGGAGTCTGTGGGCATCTGGTTACCAGGTCATCCTGTCCTACGACGCCCAGATCACAGCGAGACATCCAGAGCTGTGGCCTGCCATTCCTTACTGGTGGGCCAACCAATGCACAGCACAAGGGGTAACCAGTTACTTGGACTGGAACAAAGACCATGGGCGTCCAA AGGGTTTCTTTGTCGCTGGCCTGAACCTGACAGCTGACAAATGTTACATCGCCAAGAACCCAAAAGAATCCCTGCGCACACTGACCTATAGTAACTGGGAGTACTTGAGAAAATGGGTGAAGGACCAGGTACCTGGATCAGACCCAAAGAGCCTCAACATCATTGCAGGAGACTTTGTGGGGCCACTTCCCCTCTGCTCTTTGATCATAGCACTGAACCAAAAGCTGCAAAAGAAGACTACCAGCAACACCAAAAAGCATCATTAG
- the plcxd1.2 gene encoding PI-PLC X domain-containing protein 1 isoform X2 has product MWTSLKRVLRPALLSRHGSQLSGLDGRFTGGPVGHPSDAPGHPRSESNSFWLLDKLFCCFTRPAIFKWATTQDRSIEEQLSMGIRYFDLRVAHKPNDSSSYLYFTHVIYTYLTVLKTLESVATWLKSHPKEIVILACSHFEGMDDTCHESFIFSLKKLFGFKLCPWKESALTLRSLWASGYQVILSYDAQITARHPELWPAIPYWWANQCTAQGVTSYLDWNKDHGRPKGFFVAGLNLTADKCYIAKNPKESLRTLTYSNWEYLRKWVKDQVPGSDPKSLNIIAGDFVGPLPLCSLIIALNQKLQKKTTSNTKKHH; this is encoded by the exons ATGTGGACTAGCTTGAAGAGAGTCCTCAGACCCGCACTCCTCAGCAGACATGGATCGCAGCTGTCAGGACTGGATGGCCGCTTTACCGGAGGACCTGTGGGACACCCCTCTGACGCACCTGGCCATCCCAG GTCTGAGTCCAACTCTTTCTGGCTCCTGGATAAACTTTTCTGCTGCTTCACAAGACCTGCCATCTTTAAATGGGCTACCACACAG GACAGAAGCATTGAGGAGCAGCTTTCAATGGGGATTCGCTACTTTGATCTCCGTGTTGCACACAAACCCAACGACTCATCCAGCTACCTGTATTTTACACACGTCATATACACATATCTGACAGTTCTG AAAACACTTGAATCTGTCGCCACCTGGCTGAAGTCTCATCCAAAGGAGATTGTTATCCTGGCTTGCAGCCACTTTGAAGGAATGGACGACACATGTCATGAATCATTCATTTTCTCCCTGAAGAAGCTGTTTGGCTTTAAACTGTGTCCCTGGAAG GAGTCAGCATTGACCTTGCGGAGTCTGTGGGCATCTGGTTACCAGGTCATCCTGTCCTACGACGCCCAGATCACAGCGAGACATCCAGAGCTGTGGCCTGCCATTCCTTACTGGTGGGCCAACCAATGCACAGCACAAGGGGTAACCAGTTACTTGGACTGGAACAAAGACCATGGGCGTCCAA AGGGTTTCTTTGTCGCTGGCCTGAACCTGACAGCTGACAAATGTTACATCGCCAAGAACCCAAAAGAATCCCTGCGCACACTGACCTATAGTAACTGGGAGTACTTGAGAAAATGGGTGAAGGACCAGGTACCTGGATCAGACCCAAAGAGCCTCAACATCATTGCAGGAGACTTTGTGGGGCCACTTCCCCTCTGCTCTTTGATCATAGCACTGAACCAAAAGCTGCAAAAGAAGACTACCAGCAACACCAAAAAGCATCATTAG